AGCTTTCTGATTTCAAAGGGTGTTTCCGAAGATAGTGTTTGTGGAGGCAATAAGGATATAAGTGAACCTTCGGTCTGTTAAAGACGGTTCTTGAATGGACCAAAAGAGAAAAAAAGTAGTATATTAATACAGTAAAATGAATAAATATCGGAAGGATCTTTTTGAAGCATAGTCTTTAAACCAAACCGGTCATCACTCATTGAGGGAGGAGAGCCATGGAGAAAAAGATTCTTTTCGCAGTGGATGGTTCGGAAAAGGGATTCAAGGCGTTGTCCATCGTGGGAGACCTCGTGAAGGATCAGTCGGATGTCCGCTTGATTCTTTTCCATTGTGTACAACAGCTGGCGGGGCTCTCTCCGGGAGAGGTCTGCACAGATGTGGATGAATCCTGCAAGCTTCCCTATGCCACCCAGGAAAAAGTCGGGAATGCCGTTCTGGATGAAGCGAAACGCCATCTCTTTGCCACCGGGTTTCCCAAAGAAAGAGTTGAGACCAAACTGAAAATCAACAGCACAGACCCAGCGGGGGATATTCTTGCCGAAGCGAACGAAGCGAATATCGAAACGATTGCGGTCGGGCGGCGTGGAAGAAGCCAGTTGGAAACTCTGCTCATAGGCAGTGTTTCCGGCAAGGTGGCTCAGTATGCTCAGCACCGTACCGTATGGGTGGTGGATACTCCTGTTCATGCATCGAGAAAAGTCATGATTGCCATGGAAGGGGCTTCCGATGCCGACGAATTGACTCGTTACACATCGGAATTTGTCGCTTCGAATCCGAACCTGAAGTTCACTTTCGTTCACTTGATGCCCCCCGTTCCGCCTACTTTTTGGGATGACGGTCATATTCTGGGATCTGCCGAACAGAAAGACCGGGAGTCCCGCATTGAAAAATGGCGTAGAGAATGGAAGGAGCGTGTGGATGGGTTGATGGCTCAAGCCCGGAATAAGCTCGTGAGCAAAGGCGTTTCCGAGAGCAACATCGAAACTTTCATCCTTCCCACCAAGCAGGGCGTTGCACGGGATCTTCTCAACGAAATAGACGAACACGAATTTCAGATGGTATTGATGGGCAAAAAGAGCCTCAGAGAAAGAAAACCCTTTCTCATGGGAAGTCATGCCAACAAAATCCTTCAGAATATAAAGGGAGCAATCCTCTGCCTGGTGGACAACTAAGAAACTGTCTCAAAACGGTCCGAATATCCTTGATCGTCATTCCGGTGAAAAAAAGTTTTCACTGCCTTGAACGGTTCGATTCCCCCTCGAAGGGATTGACGTCAGGTTAAGCCTAAAATTGCTCAATTGAAGGTTCAAATCCCCCCTTTGAGGGGGGGGATGGAGGAAGAGCAAATACACATCCCCTTCAAAGATGGACTGCAAGAGCTTCCAGACAAAATCCGTGCGCCCGGTGTGAGTAACGATTCTTTTCCTCCCCATGTCCCGCAGGGCGAAGGGCGGGGAGGGGCTTCTGGCAGGCCGGTACCCTTCCCTCGTAGGGAAAGATTAGTCATTCGACCGATCAGAGAAGGAACCAACGATTATGGAATCTCCTATCAGGTTGGGAATCAGCTCCTGTTTGCTTGGAAATGAAGTGCGCTATGACGGTGGTCACAAACTGGACCGGTTCCTCAGGGATACTCTCGGAAAGTATGTGGAGTACGTTCCCGTATGTCCTGAGGTGGAGTGTGGTTTAGGGATTCCCCGGGAGGCGATGCGTCTAGTGGGGGATGTGGATGCTCCCCGCCTCCTGACACAGCGCACCCATGTGGATCATACCGACAGAATGCTCCAGTGGGCCCGAAGGCGGGTCAAGGAACTGGAATCCGAAGGTTTGTGCGGTTTTATTTTCAAAAGCAAATCGCCCAGCAGTGGAATGGAGCGGGTCAAGGTTTATAACGAAAGCGGAATGCCCTCTCACAAAGGGGTCGGCCTGTTTGCGCGAGTATTCATGGAACATTTTCCGCTCCTTCCAGTGGAAGACGAGGGACGGCTTCATGATCCCGTGCTTCGGGAAAATTTTATCGAACGTATTTTTGCCATGAAGCGCTGGCGTGAACTTCTGAGCCGGGAGGAGAGCATCGGTCGCCTGGTGGAATACCATACACGCCACAAGCTGCTGATGCTCGCTCACAGCCCCGCCCACTACCGTCAGATGGGAAAGCTGGTCGCGGGAGCCAAAAGCATTCCTCTCGAAGAGCTCTACCGGCAGTACCAGTCCCTCTTGCTGGAAGGCCTTCGTCTGAAGGCCAGCGTTGCCAAGAACACCAATGTCTTGCAGCACATGATGGGGTACTTCAAAAAGCAGCTCTCCAGGGATGAGAAGGAGGAACTGCTGGAAATCCTGGCTCAATACAGGCAGGGACTGGTGCCTCTCATTGTGCCCGTTACGCTCATCAACCACTATGTGCGCAAGTACGATGAGCCCTATCTGAAGGGGCAGTATTACCTGCACCCCCATCCGCTGGAACTCAAATTGAGAAATCATGTGTAGAGGAGTTGCGGTCGAGACTGCACGGTGTGCGGGTGGGATCGGACCAGGACAACCATGGTCATAAGATGTAGAAATCCTGCATTTTGCATTGATTTTGGCGAAGAGCCTGTCTCAGTAGTAGGCCGGTACGGGTTGACGATCCAGTGGACATTTTAGATGCTGGTGCCGTACCACCCTGTCAAATATCAAGAGCTGACCCCTAATGAGTAGAGACTGACCCATGGATGAAGGTGGGGATCAAAACCATGACATTCCCTCGCCGGCAGAACTGCTGGTGGCATTTACTCCTCTCTTCCGCCCCGACGTTTTGCCTGGGCCGGTGCTGGATCTGGCTTCAGGTGAGGGACAAAACGGCATCTATCTGGCCCTCCGGGGGCTGGACGTCACCTGTTGCGACCTGTCTCAACAGGCACTGCATCGAGCCGGGGTGTGGGCGAAGGAGCAGGGGGCGGTCATCCGCACGTGGCAGGTGGATCTGGAGCAGCCCGAGGTCAATCCGCTCCCGGAAAACCACTATGGCGCGATCCTCGTCTTTCGCTACCTCCACAGACCCCTCATACCCTGTATCCGGAAGTCGCTCAGAAGCTCCGGGATCCTCCTCTATGAGACCTTCACCCTGGACCAGCGGCAATTCGGCCGCCCCCGGCGGCTCGAACACTTGCTGGAACGGGGCGAACTGAGAAGCTTCTTCGGGGATTGGGAAATCCTGCATGATTTTGAAGGAGTATTGAAAGATCCCCCACGCGCCGTAGCTCAGCTGGTCTGCAGAAAACCCTGATAAATAGGGGGTCAGCCCTTGAATTTTGAAATCTATCGAAGAGAACAGGGCTTGAAAGGAAAACTTCCTTGGAGAATGCATGAAAAAAGATCCCAAACTTTCAATCGCTGAAGAAATCATGCTCGAATTTGCCGGTTTGACCGGGCTTTCACCAGCCAGGGATGATCCACGGCGCTACTTGTGGACTGATGCATTTGCCGTGTGCAATTTTCTGGAGCTGTATCGCCGGACGGGTACCGAAAAATACCGGAATCTGGCGGTCGAACTGGTAAATCAGGTTCACAATATTCTCGGCCGCCACAGAAAGGATGATCCAAGGTCCGGCTGGATCAGTGGCCTTGATGAGCTTGAGGGTAAAGCTCATCCGACAAAGGGCGGCCTCAGAATCGGTAAGAAATTGAACGAACGTGGACCTGGTGATCGTTTCGATGATCGTTTGGAATGGGACCGTGACGGGCAGTACTACCATTACCTCACCAAATGGATGCATGCGCTCGCCCGCGTAAGCGCAGTCACCGGAGACTCAACCTACAGCGGGTGGGCGATCGAACTTGCACGCACGGCCCATGCCAGGTTCACTTATGTTCCCTTCCCCGGAGGTCAGAAGAGGATGTACTGGAAGATGAGGATAGATCTCTCCTCTCCTCTTGTCCCTTCCATGGGACATCACGATCCCCTTGATGGATTCATCACATACAGTGAAGTTCAGGCGAGCTCACGTCAGTCTTCGAAAGGCGCCCTGGAATTGGCCGGGGAGATTGCCGACATGGCCCGTATCTGCAAAGGAAAAGACTGGACCACGGATGATGCCCTTGGTATTGGCGGCCTTTTATCCGATGCTTATAGGGTGGCGCAGATGATGTCAGCCGGCACTTTTGGAGAGAGAGATCTTTTAAAGAGTTTGCTGGATGCGTCCAGGGTAGGGTTGGATACCTACGCAAGAACGAATTCCTTGCGTGGACCCGCCGACTATCGCCTCGCGTTTCGCGAGCTGGGGCTGTCCATCGGATTGCATGCCTTGGAAAGGCTTCAAGGGCTGATCGAAGCGAATCAAGACATTTTGGATAAGAAGCGGCTGCTGCTCACACAGATTGCAGGCATGAGGGAATACCTAAAGCTTATTGACATCATTGAAAAATTTTGGCTTGAACCCGCTAACAGAGAAGCCGCCAGTTGGACTGAGCATCGAGATATAAATATGGTTATGCTCGCAACCAGCTTGATTCCCGATGGATTTTTAACTCTTTTTTGAAACCCCAAAATATTTGAAAATTCTCCCTTTCTACAGGTTTAGCATCCCAATTTTTAATGGGTGAAGCCTTTTATAATTCTTCCACCTGAGAAAAGACCTGGTTCAAAATCTACCCATACAAGTACGGAAAAATCTCCACTTGTGTATTTTAAAGTCTCTCTATCAACCCATTCGACATAACTGCCATTGTCAAAAGTTTTCTTTCTTGACATGTAGACCTCACAAGGGCTAACCCTATCGGCAAATCGACTTTTTTGTGGAGGCTGTGGTCCCATTATTTACAATTTTGTTGACTTTGATTGGAGTTGAGTTGCCAAGTTACTGACAATATATGGATAATCGCAACGGTCCATATCTTGCTCTATTGTCAAAGCATTCGACAACTCAATTGATGGAGGATGTGATGCTGAGAGCAAGATTCCTGTTTGCAGCAGCAACTGCAGTTGTTTTACTTTTGTTTACCGGGACGTCCCATGCCGAAGAGCCGCCTGTTATTGCCGCCGCTGCCGATCTCAAGTTTGCATTGGAAGAAGTCTCCGTACTTTTTAAGAAAGAGACCGGCAAAGAGGTCAAACTGTCTTTCGGATCCTCTGGCAATGCCTTCCGACAGATCGTCCAGGGAGCCCCCTTTCAGCTTTTCCTTTCCGCCGATGAGGAGTACGTCCTGCAGCTTGCCAAAGACGGTCTGGCCATGGACGAAGGGGTACTCTATGCCATTGGACGTATCGTGCTGTTTGCTCCCCACGGATCGCCGCTGCGGCCGGATGCTGAATTGAATGATCTCAGGGCGGCCATCAATGACGGCAGGTTGAAGAAGCTGGCCATCGCCAATCCGGAACACGCACCTTACGGCAGGTGTGCTCGCGAGGTCCTCATCAAAGCAGGCCTTTGGGACAAAGTCCATGACAGGCTCATCTTCGGTGATAACATTATCCAGGCGACGCAATTTGCTGCCAACGGGTCGACACAGGGCGGTATTATTGCCTACTCCTTCGCCCTTGCTCCCGAGGTCTCTAAGCTCGGCATCTTTTCCTTGATTCCGGAGGATTGGCACGAGCCCCTGAGGCAGCGCATGGCTCTGCTCAAAGGAGCCGGCGAAACAGCCAAACGCTTCTACGAATTCGTACAAACACCGCCGGCACGCCAGATTTTCATTCGATACGGTTTTGTCCTTCCTGGAGAATAGGAGGTGCCTCCATGGATTGGCCTGCGCTTTCGCTATCTCTGAGACTGGGTGTTCTTTCGGTTCTGGCGCTTCTCCCGATCGGCATCGTACTGGGGCGATTGCTGGCCTGGCGTCATTTCCTGATAAAGCCTCTCATTGAGGCTGCGCTGGCTCTCCCCCTGGTCCTGCCGCCGACAGTGCTTGGCTTCTACCTGCTGAGCGCCTTCGGGGGAGGGTCTTCGTTCGGGCGTGCCTACGAAAGCCTGTTTGGGCATACCCTGGTCTTTAACTTCCATGGGTTGTTGGTTGCCTCCATGGTGGCCAATATTCCGTTTGCCGTACAACCCATGCAGCGGGCATTTGCGTCTATTCCTCCCGAAGTTCGGGAAGCCGCCGCCTGCTCCGGCCTGTCTTCCTGGCAGACGTTGTGGAAGATTGACATTCCCTTGGCTTGGCCCGGAATCGTGACTGCCTTGGTGCTCATTTTCGCCCATACCCTGGGAGAGTTCGGGGTCGTTCTTATGGTCGGGGGCAATATCCCTGGAGAAACGAAGACCATAGCTATATCCATCTATGACAAGGTTCAGGCATTCGATGACCATGCAGCAGGAATCATGTCGGGAGTGTTGCTCGGCCTGTCGCTCTTGATGCTTGCGGTCATCTTTGCCGTATCGAACCGCGTAGGACGCAGGTATGATTGATACATCCGTGCTCACGGCGAGACTTTTCGACAGAAACCCGATTCCATTGGAAGCGGAAATATCCTGCAATGCCGGCGAGATTCTAGCCCTGGTTGGGCCGTCTGGCAGCGGAAAGACAACCGT
This region of Desulforhabdus amnigena genomic DNA includes:
- a CDS encoding methyltransferase domain-containing protein, encoding MDEGGDQNHDIPSPAELLVAFTPLFRPDVLPGPVLDLASGEGQNGIYLALRGLDVTCCDLSQQALHRAGVWAKEQGAVIRTWQVDLEQPEVNPLPENHYGAILVFRYLHRPLIPCIRKSLRSSGILLYETFTLDQRQFGRPRRLEHLLERGELRSFFGDWEILHDFEGVLKDPPRAVAQLVCRKP
- the modA gene encoding molybdate ABC transporter substrate-binding protein, giving the protein MLRARFLFAAATAVVLLLFTGTSHAEEPPVIAAAADLKFALEEVSVLFKKETGKEVKLSFGSSGNAFRQIVQGAPFQLFLSADEEYVLQLAKDGLAMDEGVLYAIGRIVLFAPHGSPLRPDAELNDLRAAINDGRLKKLAIANPEHAPYGRCAREVLIKAGLWDKVHDRLIFGDNIIQATQFAANGSTQGGIIAYSFALAPEVSKLGIFSLIPEDWHEPLRQRMALLKGAGETAKRFYEFVQTPPARQIFIRYGFVLPGE
- the modB gene encoding molybdate ABC transporter permease subunit, with the protein product MDWPALSLSLRLGVLSVLALLPIGIVLGRLLAWRHFLIKPLIEAALALPLVLPPTVLGFYLLSAFGGGSSFGRAYESLFGHTLVFNFHGLLVASMVANIPFAVQPMQRAFASIPPEVREAAACSGLSSWQTLWKIDIPLAWPGIVTALVLIFAHTLGEFGVVLMVGGNIPGETKTIAISIYDKVQAFDDHAAGIMSGVLLGLSLLMLAVIFAVSNRVGRRYD
- a CDS encoding universal stress protein, which produces MEKKILFAVDGSEKGFKALSIVGDLVKDQSDVRLILFHCVQQLAGLSPGEVCTDVDESCKLPYATQEKVGNAVLDEAKRHLFATGFPKERVETKLKINSTDPAGDILAEANEANIETIAVGRRGRSQLETLLIGSVSGKVAQYAQHRTVWVVDTPVHASRKVMIAMEGASDADELTRYTSEFVASNPNLKFTFVHLMPPVPPTFWDDGHILGSAEQKDRESRIEKWRREWKERVDGLMAQARNKLVSKGVSESNIETFILPTKQGVARDLLNEIDEHEFQMVLMGKKSLRERKPFLMGSHANKILQNIKGAILCLVDN
- a CDS encoding YbgA family protein translates to MESPIRLGISSCLLGNEVRYDGGHKLDRFLRDTLGKYVEYVPVCPEVECGLGIPREAMRLVGDVDAPRLLTQRTHVDHTDRMLQWARRRVKELESEGLCGFIFKSKSPSSGMERVKVYNESGMPSHKGVGLFARVFMEHFPLLPVEDEGRLHDPVLRENFIERIFAMKRWRELLSREESIGRLVEYHTRHKLLMLAHSPAHYRQMGKLVAGAKSIPLEELYRQYQSLLLEGLRLKASVAKNTNVLQHMMGYFKKQLSRDEKEELLEILAQYRQGLVPLIVPVTLINHYVRKYDEPYLKGQYYLHPHPLELKLRNHV